Proteins from a single region of Hyphomicrobiales bacterium:
- the lipA gene encoding lipoyl synthase, whose product MVTVLDTVSQAEGAAQRPRHPEKAKRPDTEVLRKPEWIRVRAGGSPVYEETRRIVKENGLVTVCEEAGCPNIGECWSKKHATMMIMGEICTRACAFCNVRTGLPLPLDPNEPERVASAVARLGLEHVVITSVDRDDLADGGARHFASVVEAVRAATPSTTIEILTPDFLRKPDWALSEVVAARPDVFNHNLETVPSRYLTIRPGARYFHSLRLLQRVKELAPAMFTKSGIMLGLGETRNEVLQVMDDMRSAGVDFLTIGQYLQPTRRHAAVERFVPPEEFAAYASIAEAKGFLVVASSPLTRSSYHAGEDFARLRLAREEMLARQGR is encoded by the coding sequence ATGGTAACCGTGCTGGACACCGTGAGCCAGGCAGAAGGCGCAGCCCAGCGGCCGCGCCATCCCGAAAAGGCGAAGCGGCCGGACACAGAGGTGCTGCGCAAGCCCGAATGGATCAGGGTGCGCGCCGGCGGCTCGCCGGTCTATGAGGAGACCCGCCGGATCGTCAAGGAGAACGGGCTGGTCACAGTCTGCGAGGAAGCGGGCTGCCCCAATATCGGCGAGTGCTGGTCGAAGAAGCATGCGACCATGATGATCATGGGTGAAATCTGTACGCGCGCCTGCGCGTTCTGCAATGTGCGCACGGGGCTGCCGCTCCCGCTGGACCCGAACGAGCCGGAGCGCGTCGCGAGCGCGGTCGCGCGCCTCGGCCTCGAGCATGTCGTCATCACCTCCGTCGATCGCGACGACCTCGCCGACGGGGGCGCCCGCCATTTCGCCTCGGTCGTCGAGGCCGTGCGCGCGGCAACACCATCGACGACCATCGAGATCCTGACGCCGGATTTCCTGCGCAAGCCGGACTGGGCGCTCTCCGAGGTCGTCGCGGCGCGGCCGGACGTCTTCAACCACAACCTCGAAACGGTCCCCTCGCGCTACCTGACCATTCGCCCCGGGGCCCGCTATTTCCACTCCCTGAGACTGCTCCAACGCGTCAAGGAGCTGGCACCCGCGATGTTCACCAAGTCCGGCATCATGCTCGGGCTCGGCGAGACGCGGAACGAGGTGCTGCAGGTGATGGACGACATGCGTTCGGCCGGCGTCGATTTCCTCACCATCGGCCAGTACCTGCAACCGACGCGCCGTCATGCCGCCGTCGAGCGTTTCGTGCCGCCCGAGGAGTTCGCGGCCTACGCCAGCATCGCCGAGGCCAAGGGTTTCCTCGTCGTGGCCTCGAGCCCGCTCACGCGTTCATCGTACCATGCGGGGGAGGATTTCGCGCGCCTGCGCCTTGCTCGCGAGGAGATGCTCGCGCGCCAGGGGCGTTGA
- a CDS encoding type II toxin-antitoxin system RatA family toxin — MKTFSTRRIVRHSAEEMFDLVADVERYPEFVPLCAALRVRRRSGEPETGRTLLVADMTVAFKLLRETFTSEVQLDPGRRTIVARYLDGPFRSLENRWQFRELPPASDEASAPSPLCEVDFFLAYELKSRAFQVLAGAVFDRAFAHFAEAFERRADKIYHPRG; from the coding sequence GTGAAGACCTTCTCGACCCGCAGGATCGTCCGCCACAGCGCCGAGGAGATGTTCGATCTCGTCGCGGACGTGGAACGTTATCCGGAGTTCGTTCCGCTCTGCGCGGCGCTTCGCGTGCGCCGACGCAGCGGCGAGCCCGAGACCGGACGAACCCTGCTCGTCGCGGATATGACCGTCGCATTCAAGCTGCTGCGCGAGACGTTCACGAGCGAGGTCCAGCTCGACCCGGGCCGGCGCACCATCGTGGCCCGCTACCTGGACGGCCCCTTCCGCTCACTCGAAAACCGGTGGCAGTTCCGAGAGTTGCCGCCTGCTTCTGACGAAGCCAGCGCGCCCTCTCCCCTGTGCGAGGTGGATTTCTTCCTCGCCTATGAACTCAAGTCCCGGGCTTTCCAGGTGCTCGCGGGGGCGGTATTCGACCGCGCCTTCGCGCACTTCGCAGAGGCTTTCGAGCGGCGGGCCGATAAGATTTATCACCCGAGGGGATGA
- a CDS encoding nicotinamide-nucleotide amidohydrolase family protein produces the protein MDDELMNAAREALDELRAFSFQAVTAESCTGGLIAAALTAIAGSSDVVDRAFVTYSNAAKSEMLGLPADLIATHGAVSEPVARAMAIGAIAHSHADVSVAVTGIAGPGGGTDTKPVGLVHLAASRRGGGTWHLERRYDPSAGRNAIRHMAALDALALLRETARR, from the coding sequence ATGGACGATGAATTGATGAATGCGGCGCGCGAGGCTCTGGACGAGCTTCGCGCGTTTTCTTTTCAAGCGGTGACCGCCGAATCCTGCACCGGCGGGCTCATCGCCGCGGCTTTGACGGCGATCGCCGGTTCCTCGGACGTCGTCGACCGGGCCTTCGTCACCTATTCCAACGCCGCAAAGAGCGAAATGCTCGGGTTGCCCGCCGACCTCATCGCCACTCATGGCGCCGTCAGCGAGCCGGTGGCCCGCGCCATGGCGATCGGTGCCATCGCCCACAGTCACGCCGATGTCAGCGTCGCGGTGACGGGCATCGCCGGTCCTGGTGGTGGGACCGACACGAAACCGGTCGGGCTGGTGCATCTCGCCGCATCCCGGCGTGGCGGCGGCACCTGGCACCTCGAACGTCGCTACGATCCTTCCGCCGGGCGGAACGCGATCCGCCACATGGCCGCGCTCGATGCACTCGCGCTCCTGCGCGAAACGGCCCGTCGGTAA
- a CDS encoding MarR family transcriptional regulator, whose product MERRTDKDLTVAEVGEASSAKCVALRVRRMSRIITRIYDEALRPLGLTGSQFTLLTTIAQQDNITAAEIGFSLDIEKSTLSRNLKRLEALQLVTMDPPAGRHGRGLHLTPAGEKAILQAYPIWTDIQRRVEEALGSKSRDAFDRMLADAERLVAA is encoded by the coding sequence ATGGAACGTCGAACCGACAAAGATCTGACTGTTGCCGAAGTTGGTGAGGCGTCATCTGCAAAGTGCGTCGCACTGCGCGTGCGACGGATGAGCCGCATCATCACACGCATCTACGACGAGGCGTTGCGACCCCTCGGCTTGACCGGGAGCCAGTTCACGCTGCTCACCACCATCGCGCAGCAGGACAACATCACGGCTGCCGAGATCGGTTTCTCCCTCGATATCGAGAAGTCCACCCTCAGTCGCAACTTGAAGCGCCTCGAGGCGTTGCAACTGGTGACCATGGATCCGCCCGCCGGTCGTCATGGGCGCGGGTTGCATCTGACACCAGCAGGCGAGAAGGCCATTCTGCAGGCTTATCCGATCTGGACCGACATCCAGCGCCGTGTCGAGGAAGCCCTTGGCTCCAAGAGCCGCGATGCTTTCGACCGGATGCTCGCCGACGCGGAACGCCTCGTTGCGGCTTGA